A genomic segment from Vagococcus zengguangii encodes:
- a CDS encoding ABC-F family ATP-binding cassette domain-containing protein, whose amino-acid sequence MKELRVDNLTKTYGDKLLFDDISFLVHTNDRIGLIGVNGTGKTSLLNIIAEIDTGDQGQLKHPHDYHVSYLSQATNFEPNDTVAQAIFSGESVLLSVIREYELAVAALSEDGLSEVNQKRYAKAEEQMNAADAWSADTNAKTILSKLGITDITKKIGELSGGQEKRVALAQALIQEADLLILDEPTNHLDYQTIEWLETYLMQYKGAIILVTHDRYFLDKVTNRIFELSFGKLHEYRGNYQTYLEQKAVRDEQERSAEYKRKQLFKQELAWIRAGVQARGTKQKARKERFEDLKENLHQVKENGAIDLGLATSRLGKKVIEAQNLTYSIEGQRLLDDFSILITNNERLGITGKNGAGKSTLLNILVGNLAPDSGVVQMGETVKIAYYTQQTEAIPDDMRMIQYLQEVASQVRTADGSEISVTDMLERFLFPRSQHGTLIRKLSGGEKRRLFLLKLLISQPNVLILDEPTNDLDIDTLTILEDYLNEFNGAVLAVSHDRYFLDKTMEKLLVFEGDAVIQTHYGSMSDYLSKESTHEQTEKPIPVHVANDNDKQSPEGEETEKTKKKLTYMEQKEWQTIEEEIAELEERVASLQEEMNHQNSDFTALNQLQKDLQATEESLDIKLERWEYLSEFI is encoded by the coding sequence ATGAAGGAACTTCGAGTTGACAATTTAACAAAAACGTATGGAGATAAGCTATTATTCGATGATATTTCGTTTTTAGTGCATACTAATGATCGTATTGGTTTGATTGGTGTCAACGGTACAGGGAAAACGAGTTTATTAAATATCATCGCTGAAATAGATACGGGCGACCAAGGTCAATTAAAACACCCACATGATTATCACGTAAGTTATTTATCACAAGCAACCAATTTTGAACCTAATGACACCGTGGCACAAGCAATTTTTTCAGGTGAGTCTGTGTTATTAAGTGTGATTCGTGAATATGAATTAGCGGTTGCGGCGCTTTCTGAAGATGGTCTTTCAGAGGTCAATCAAAAGCGATATGCAAAAGCGGAAGAACAGATGAACGCAGCAGATGCTTGGTCTGCGGACACGAATGCTAAGACGATTTTATCCAAATTAGGGATTACTGACATCACGAAGAAAATCGGAGAGTTATCGGGTGGGCAAGAAAAACGTGTGGCCCTTGCGCAAGCTCTAATTCAAGAAGCAGATTTGTTAATATTGGATGAGCCGACAAACCATTTGGATTACCAAACAATCGAGTGGCTTGAAACGTATTTGATGCAATATAAAGGCGCGATTATCTTAGTGACTCATGATCGTTATTTTTTAGATAAGGTAACTAATCGTATTTTTGAATTAAGTTTTGGGAAATTACATGAATATCGAGGGAATTATCAAACGTATCTAGAACAAAAAGCAGTGCGAGATGAACAAGAACGTAGTGCTGAATACAAAAGAAAACAATTATTCAAACAAGAACTCGCTTGGATTAGAGCGGGGGTTCAAGCACGTGGTACTAAGCAAAAAGCGCGTAAAGAACGATTTGAAGATTTAAAAGAAAATCTACATCAGGTGAAGGAGAATGGCGCGATTGATTTAGGATTAGCCACGAGTCGACTTGGAAAAAAAGTTATTGAGGCTCAAAATCTGACATATAGTATCGAGGGTCAACGATTATTAGATGATTTTTCTATATTAATTACCAATAATGAGCGCTTAGGGATTACTGGAAAAAATGGGGCAGGGAAATCAACCTTGCTAAATATTTTAGTAGGTAATCTGGCACCTGATAGTGGGGTCGTTCAAATGGGTGAAACAGTCAAAATTGCTTATTATACGCAGCAAACGGAAGCCATTCCTGATGATATGCGAATGATTCAATATTTGCAGGAGGTTGCCTCACAAGTTCGCACAGCGGATGGATCAGAGATTAGTGTCACTGATATGTTAGAACGCTTTTTATTCCCTAGAAGCCAGCATGGTACTTTGATTAGAAAGTTATCCGGTGGTGAAAAACGCCGATTATTTTTATTAAAATTATTAATTAGTCAACCGAATGTGTTGATACTGGATGAGCCAACAAATGATTTAGATATTGATACATTAACGATTTTAGAGGACTACTTGAATGAATTTAATGGAGCTGTTTTAGCCGTTAGTCATGATCGATATTTCCTTGATAAGACAATGGAGAAGCTGCTGGTTTTTGAAGGAGATGCGGTAATTCAAACGCATTATGGTTCAATGAGTGACTATTTATCGAAAGAATCAACTCATGAACAAACTGAAAAACCGATACCTGTTCATGTGGCTAATGATAACGATAAGCAGTCTCCAGAAGGAGAAGAAACTGAGAAGACCAAGAAAAAATTAACGTACATGGAACAAAAAGAGTGGCAAACAATCGAGGAAGAGATTGCGGAACTTGAAGAAAGAGTCGCAAGTTTACAAGAAGAAATGAATCATCAAAATAGTGATTTTACGGCACTTAACCAATTACAAAAAGATTTACAAGCAACTGAAGAATCATTAGATATTAAATTAGAACGTTGGGAATATTTAAGTGAGTTTATCTAA
- a CDS encoding thioesterase family protein encodes MKSTMKDFVVEPEHTALAIGSGGLEVLSTPSLIAYMENVCFEWLQTQLLPGYSSVGIQMDMKHLQPTGVSEKVTISIEVVEKNEQKVIFNCLATQGDKTIGTAVHKRFIVETKQFLNKINTL; translated from the coding sequence ATGAAAAGTACGATGAAAGATTTTGTTGTAGAACCTGAACACACTGCGCTAGCTATTGGTTCAGGAGGGTTAGAAGTGTTATCAACACCTAGTTTGATTGCCTATATGGAAAATGTATGTTTCGAATGGCTACAAACACAGTTGTTACCAGGTTACAGTTCTGTAGGGATTCAAATGGATATGAAGCATTTGCAACCAACTGGAGTTAGTGAAAAAGTTACAATATCAATTGAAGTTGTCGAAAAAAATGAACAAAAAGTGATTTTTAATTGTTTAGCGACACAAGGTGATAAAACAATCGGGACTGCTGTACATAAGCGTTTTATCGTAGAAACGAAACAGTTTTTAAATAAAATAAACACTTTGTAA
- a CDS encoding CCA tRNA nucleotidyltransferase, giving the protein MDKQVMPNEFIEAIPIMEQIKAAGFEAYFVGGSVRDVLLNKPIHDIDIATSAFPEEIKAIFPHTIDVGIEHGTVLVLAEGNEYEITTFRTESTYQDYRRPDEVVFVRSLEEDLKRRDFTINALAMTTSGEIIDLFEGASDLEAHLIKAVGLAHERFNEDALRMMRAVRFASQLDFEIEEDTFAAIKELSPLLQHISIERIHIELVKLLMGKNRDRGVLAFVESQLSQYCPGFKDKADSLLKLTDLAPIDIKSEAVIWVIVCYLLEIDENNCGMFLKKWKLSNKLIETTKKVLLAVRYRLIHQWNVERLYALNEEQVILTEHVLQVLAQPHDCKQALSAYRALPIHSLKDLAVSGSDLIKHLEQQPGPWLGETLKELESAVLINNVSNEKASLLAYLAQ; this is encoded by the coding sequence ATTGATAAACAAGTGATGCCAAATGAATTTATTGAGGCCATCCCGATTATGGAACAAATTAAAGCAGCAGGTTTTGAAGCGTATTTTGTTGGAGGTAGTGTCCGTGATGTTTTATTAAATAAACCGATTCATGACATTGATATTGCGACTAGTGCTTTTCCTGAAGAAATAAAGGCGATTTTTCCACATACCATTGATGTAGGAATTGAACATGGTACTGTCTTGGTTTTAGCTGAAGGCAATGAGTATGAAATAACGACCTTTAGAACGGAATCAACGTATCAAGATTATCGACGTCCAGATGAAGTGGTTTTTGTTCGTAGTTTGGAAGAGGATCTAAAACGACGTGACTTTACGATTAATGCACTTGCGATGACGACCTCTGGAGAAATTATTGATTTATTTGAAGGGGCGTCTGATTTAGAGGCTCATTTAATTAAAGCAGTAGGTTTAGCACACGAACGCTTTAATGAGGACGCATTAAGAATGATGCGTGCAGTGCGTTTTGCTAGTCAACTTGATTTTGAAATTGAGGAAGACACTTTTGCTGCGATTAAAGAACTGAGTCCATTATTGCAACATATCTCAATTGAAAGAATTCATATTGAGCTAGTCAAGTTATTGATGGGGAAAAATCGAGATCGCGGCGTGTTAGCGTTTGTTGAAAGTCAATTATCTCAGTATTGTCCAGGATTTAAGGATAAAGCTGATTCATTATTAAAATTAACGGACCTAGCTCCGATTGACATTAAATCAGAAGCAGTTATCTGGGTGATAGTTTGTTATCTGCTTGAAATTGATGAAAATAATTGTGGTATGTTTTTGAAAAAATGGAAATTATCAAATAAATTAATAGAGACCACAAAAAAAGTGTTGTTAGCTGTTCGTTATCGTCTGATACATCAGTGGAATGTAGAGCGGTTGTACGCTTTAAACGAAGAACAAGTCATCTTAACGGAACATGTTCTACAGGTATTAGCGCAGCCTCACGATTGTAAGCAAGCCCTAAGCGCTTATAGAGCTTTACCAATTCATAGTTTGAAAGACTTGGCGGTGAGCGGTAGCGATTTAATTAAGCATTTAGAACAGCAACCAGGCCCGTGGTTGGGAGAGACTCTAAAAGAACTGGAATCAGCTGTTTTGATCAACAATGTCAGCAATGAAAAAGCAAGTTTATTAGCGTATTTAGCTCAATAA
- a CDS encoding MazG nucleotide pyrophosphohydrolase domain-containing protein produces the protein MDNPSLNEMQRELDEYISQFKEGYFPPLVLLGRMTEELGEVAKSLMYQQGHVNKKQNEVISSVDEELADLLVSLIIMANALEIDLSLSYEKNMQKYRHRDAERFERVAEDVRKLDVRDEN, from the coding sequence ATGGATAATCCGTCATTAAATGAGATGCAACGTGAATTAGACGAATATATTTCACAGTTTAAGGAAGGCTATTTTCCTCCATTAGTGCTTCTAGGCAGAATGACAGAAGAATTAGGAGAAGTTGCCAAATCATTGATGTATCAGCAAGGTCATGTAAATAAGAAACAAAATGAAGTCATTAGTTCAGTTGATGAGGAATTAGCGGATTTATTGGTGTCATTAATTATCATGGCGAATGCTTTAGAAATAGATTTATCCTTATCTTACGAGAAAAATATGCAGAAGTATCGTCACCGCGATGCCGAACGCTTTGAACGAGTAGCAGAGGATGTTAGAAAGTTGGATGTAAGAGATGAAAATTGA
- a CDS encoding YpiB family protein produces MISTEEKKLFLTWVLQNIRFNDREAYWLINYIVTHETVLKKVKIIEQVEKTPRGIKFSDIKQKEPAFQMFKHHLTFDHGEQIFHEIRANVLFDLYLEFNLEDAWKNEELMRVLEDNPYAPWNEQVYVKANHNVLDELEATFNEQSIREAIDLALEQGNHQRFNELSQVLNRQLKAKTK; encoded by the coding sequence ATGATTTCAACTGAGGAAAAGAAACTATTTTTGACGTGGGTGCTTCAAAATATCCGTTTCAATGATCGTGAAGCCTATTGGTTAATCAACTATATTGTGACTCATGAAACCGTGCTAAAAAAAGTCAAAATTATTGAACAAGTAGAAAAAACGCCACGTGGCATTAAATTTTCAGATATTAAACAAAAGGAACCAGCTTTTCAAATGTTTAAACACCATTTAACATTTGATCATGGAGAACAAATCTTCCATGAAATTAGAGCGAACGTCTTATTTGATTTGTACTTAGAATTTAATCTCGAAGATGCATGGAAAAACGAAGAACTAATGAGAGTTCTTGAAGATAATCCTTATGCACCATGGAATGAGCAGGTGTATGTTAAAGCGAACCATAACGTTTTAGATGAGCTTGAAGCGACATTTAATGAGCAATCTATACGTGAAGCGATTGACCTTGCGTTAGAACAAGGAAATCACCAAAGGTTTAACGAATTGAGTCAAGTGTTAAATAGGCAATTAAAAGCTAAGACAAAGTAA
- a CDS encoding tetratricopeptide repeat protein has protein sequence MTTYSEQMLTAIQEQDYVEAELLLEKALKFDDHELLGVLGDELFRMGFIEEAKKIFLHLLDNQNVSSSTYISLAEIAIEDDKIDDALDYLSRVSKEDELYPASLLVAADLYFTIAIPETAEAKLKEALRLMPNEPTIVFALAEVSLETDQFAKAVSYYKQLLEQGIEDFAQTRIPKQLATALSHMGEFDEAVELFEKELEEDRSDDVLHSLALLYIQIGEKEKAIALLEELKLLGSTYLNVYVPLVSALIDENRPEEADKMIKEGLQENPYDVSLYHLASDFAYKYHRLDEAEEYLIRALKIEEDKELTLIKLSNLYLVQEEFEEVIALLEDQQELMNVQGHWSLAQAYYGLEQYDEANIQYHRAYEGLDDEPDFLREYGLFLREEGNLTEAQVVLEQYLEYFPDDLEIQHLLAE, from the coding sequence ATGACAACATATAGTGAACAAATGTTAACCGCCATTCAAGAACAAGATTACGTTGAAGCGGAATTATTATTAGAAAAGGCTTTAAAATTTGATGATCATGAATTATTAGGTGTTTTAGGTGACGAATTATTCAGAATGGGGTTTATCGAGGAAGCAAAAAAAATCTTTTTGCATCTGTTAGACAACCAGAACGTTTCATCAAGTACCTACATTTCATTAGCTGAAATCGCGATTGAAGATGACAAAATTGATGATGCCTTAGATTATTTAAGTCGTGTTTCAAAAGAAGACGAATTATATCCAGCAAGTCTTTTAGTCGCTGCTGATTTGTATTTTACGATTGCAATCCCTGAAACAGCTGAAGCTAAACTAAAAGAAGCATTACGTTTAATGCCGAACGAGCCTACCATTGTCTTCGCGTTGGCTGAAGTTTCATTAGAAACAGATCAATTTGCTAAAGCTGTCTCGTACTATAAGCAGTTATTAGAACAGGGAATTGAAGATTTTGCCCAAACACGCATTCCGAAACAATTAGCCACTGCGCTGAGCCATATGGGTGAGTTTGATGAAGCAGTTGAACTGTTTGAGAAAGAATTAGAAGAAGATCGCTCTGACGATGTATTACACTCATTAGCCTTGTTATATATTCAAATTGGTGAAAAAGAAAAAGCCATTGCTTTATTAGAAGAATTGAAATTGCTAGGGTCAACTTATTTGAATGTCTATGTGCCATTAGTGAGTGCCCTGATAGATGAAAATCGACCTGAAGAAGCGGATAAGATGATAAAAGAAGGACTACAAGAAAATCCTTACGATGTCTCGTTGTATCATTTGGCTTCTGATTTTGCATATAAGTATCATCGACTAGATGAAGCTGAAGAATACTTAATTCGTGCTTTAAAGATTGAAGAAGATAAAGAATTAACTTTGATTAAATTGAGTAATTTATATTTAGTTCAAGAAGAATTTGAAGAAGTAATTGCATTATTAGAAGACCAACAAGAACTGATGAATGTTCAAGGTCATTGGAGTTTAGCTCAAGCTTATTACGGATTAGAACAATACGATGAAGCAAATATCCAGTACCACCGTGCGTACGAAGGCTTAGATGATGAGCCTGATTTCTTAAGAGAGTACGGTTTATTCTTAAGGGAAGAAGGTAATCTGACCGAAGCACAAGTTGTTTTAGAGCAATATCTAGAGTACTTCCCTGATGATTTGGAGATTCAACATTTGTTGGCAGAATAG
- a CDS encoding HU family DNA-binding protein, with product MANKAELIEKVVEKTNLTKKDATAAVDAVFSSVQDFLAEGEKVQVIGFGNFEVRDRAERKGRNPQTGEEISIPASKVPAFKPGKALKDAVK from the coding sequence ATGGCAAACAAAGCAGAATTAATCGAAAAAGTTGTTGAGAAAACAAACTTAACTAAGAAAGACGCTACAGCAGCTGTAGATGCAGTATTTTCATCAGTTCAAGACTTCTTAGCTGAAGGTGAGAAAGTACAAGTTATCGGTTTTGGTAACTTTGAAGTACGTGACCGCGCAGAACGCAAAGGTCGTAACCCTCAAACAGGTGAAGAAATCAGCATTCCAGCAAGCAAAGTTCCTGCATTCAAACCAGGTAAAGCTTTAAAAGACGCTGTTAAATAA
- the der gene encoding ribosome biogenesis GTPase Der, translating to MANPTIAIVGRPNVGKSTLFNRIAGERISIVEDTPGVTRDRIYAVGEWLGREFSIIDTGGIDLGDEPFMEQIKYQAEIAMDEADVIIMVASGREGITDADELVARMLQRSTKPVILAINKVDNPEMRADIYDFYALGLGDPYPVSGSHGIGLGDVLDEAVKHFKSEQEEEDEGVIKFSLIGRPNVGKSSLINAILGEDRVIVSNIAGTTRDAIDTSFTSDTGQEFLMIDTAGMRKRGKVYESTEKYSVMRAMRAIDRSDVVLMVLNAEEGIREYDKRIAGFAHEAGKGILIVVNKWDTVEKDTNTMKEFEDEIRKEFKYLDYAPIIFVSAKTKQRLNKLPEMIEQISMNQNLRVSSSVLNDIIMDAIAINPTPTDKGKRLKIFYATQVAVKPPTFVVFVNEEELMHFSYNRFLENQIRRAFPFEGTPIHIIPRRRK from the coding sequence ATGGCAAACCCAACAATTGCAATTGTAGGTAGACCTAACGTAGGGAAATCTACATTGTTTAACCGTATCGCTGGAGAAAGAATTTCCATCGTTGAAGACACACCGGGGGTAACTCGTGATAGAATCTATGCTGTCGGTGAATGGTTAGGAAGAGAATTCAGTATTATTGATACGGGTGGTATCGATCTTGGTGATGAGCCTTTCATGGAACAAATCAAGTATCAAGCTGAAATTGCGATGGATGAAGCAGATGTAATTATTATGGTCGCAAGTGGCCGTGAAGGTATTACCGATGCAGATGAGTTAGTAGCACGTATGTTACAACGCTCAACTAAACCTGTTATTTTAGCAATTAATAAAGTAGATAACCCAGAAATGAGAGCCGATATTTATGATTTTTATGCACTAGGATTAGGTGATCCGTATCCAGTGTCAGGAAGTCACGGGATTGGTTTAGGAGATGTCCTAGACGAAGCAGTTAAACATTTTAAATCAGAACAAGAAGAAGAGGACGAAGGGGTCATTAAATTTAGTTTGATTGGGCGCCCAAACGTAGGGAAATCGTCATTAATTAATGCGATTCTTGGTGAGGATCGTGTGATTGTCTCTAACATTGCAGGGACAACACGTGATGCGATTGATACATCATTTACTTCTGATACTGGACAAGAATTTTTAATGATTGACACAGCGGGGATGCGTAAACGTGGGAAAGTTTATGAATCAACTGAAAAATACAGCGTGATGCGTGCGATGCGTGCGATTGACCGTTCAGATGTTGTATTAATGGTTCTTAACGCTGAAGAAGGTATTCGAGAATACGACAAACGTATTGCCGGATTTGCGCATGAAGCTGGTAAAGGAATCTTAATCGTTGTTAACAAATGGGATACGGTCGAAAAAGATACAAACACGATGAAAGAATTTGAAGACGAGATTCGTAAAGAATTTAAGTATTTAGATTATGCCCCAATCATTTTTGTTTCAGCTAAGACTAAACAACGTCTAAATAAATTACCAGAAATGATTGAACAAATCAGCATGAATCAAAACTTACGTGTGTCTTCGTCTGTCCTTAATGATATTATTATGGATGCAATTGCGATTAATCCAACACCAACTGATAAAGGTAAACGTCTGAAAATATTCTATGCAACACAAGTAGCTGTTAAACCACCTACGTTTGTTGTTTTTGTAAATGAAGAAGAGTTAATGCATTTTTCTTACAATCGTTTTTTAGAAAATCAAATTAGACGTGCATTCCCATTTGAAGGAACACCTATCCATATTATTCCAAGACGTAGGAAATAA
- the rpsA gene encoding 30S ribosomal protein S1, with protein MSEFGFENVENTSMLDALESVQEVKIGDVVQGEVLQIEDKQALVGIIGAGVEGVVPLKELSTLPVEDINDIISVGDVLDLVVITTIGKDKENGNYLLSKRRLDAKKIWADIEEDFKADRVIEAPITDVVKGGLVVDAGVRGFVPASMVEDHYVSDFSDYKGKTMTFKIIEIEPSENRLILSHKAIVEAEKAELKGKLLEDITEGAVLTGKVARLTDFGAFVDLGGIDGLVHVSEISHAHVAKPEDALAVGDEVQVKVLSVDADNERISLSIKETQPGPWENVAEQFGVGAVIPGVVKRLTSFGSFVEIAPGVEGLVHISQISHKHIATPHEVLTEGQEIDVKVLEVKPEEHRIALSIKALEEKEEPVVEEEIVEAYEPEEDAGFTLGDLIGKDLDFSEEE; from the coding sequence ATGTCAGAATTTGGTTTTGAAAACGTAGAAAATACTTCAATGTTAGATGCGCTAGAAAGTGTACAAGAGGTAAAAATTGGAGATGTTGTCCAAGGAGAAGTTTTACAGATTGAAGACAAACAAGCTTTAGTTGGTATTATTGGTGCAGGTGTCGAAGGGGTTGTTCCACTTAAGGAATTATCTACTTTACCTGTTGAAGATATCAACGATATCATCTCAGTTGGAGATGTTTTAGATTTAGTAGTTATTACAACTATCGGTAAAGATAAAGAAAACGGTAACTATTTATTATCTAAACGTCGTCTAGATGCTAAAAAAATCTGGGCTGATATTGAGGAAGATTTTAAAGCAGACCGTGTAATTGAAGCGCCAATTACAGACGTTGTGAAAGGTGGACTAGTAGTTGATGCTGGTGTACGTGGATTTGTTCCTGCTTCTATGGTAGAAGATCACTATGTATCTGACTTCTCAGATTACAAAGGTAAAACAATGACCTTTAAAATTATCGAAATTGAACCATCAGAAAATCGTTTGATTTTATCACATAAAGCGATTGTTGAAGCTGAAAAAGCAGAATTAAAAGGTAAATTATTAGAAGATATTACAGAAGGTGCTGTTTTAACTGGTAAAGTCGCACGCTTAACAGATTTCGGAGCGTTTGTTGACTTAGGTGGAATTGATGGACTAGTACATGTATCTGAAATTTCACATGCACACGTAGCTAAACCTGAAGATGCTTTAGCAGTTGGGGATGAAGTTCAAGTAAAAGTCTTATCAGTGGATGCTGATAATGAAAGAATTTCACTATCAATTAAAGAAACGCAACCTGGACCTTGGGAAAATGTTGCAGAACAATTTGGAGTTGGAGCGGTTATTCCTGGTGTTGTTAAGCGTCTAACAAGCTTTGGTTCTTTCGTTGAGATTGCACCGGGCGTAGAAGGTCTTGTACATATCTCACAAATTTCACATAAACACATTGCAACACCTCACGAAGTCTTAACTGAAGGCCAAGAAATTGACGTGAAGGTCTTAGAAGTAAAACCTGAGGAACACCGTATAGCGTTAAGTATTAAAGCATTAGAAGAAAAAGAAGAACCTGTAGTTGAAGAAGAAATCGTAGAAGCTTACGAACCAGAAGAAGATGCTGGCTTCACATTAGGGGATTTAATCGGAAAAGATTTAGATTTTTCTGAAGAAGAATAA
- the cmk gene encoding (d)CMP kinase produces the protein MTKKISIAIDGPASAGKSTVAKLLAKKLDYVYVDTGAMYRVITYATLKNNIDPADEPAIVALLNTIEIGFQSNGDAPQTVLMNGEDVTDVIREDLVTNNVSQVSAHEQVRKNLVARQQEIGRNGGVVMDGRDIGTAVMPDAELKIFLVASVEERAERRYKENIAKGMTVDFETLKQEIADRDHKDMTRDVSPLVQAEDAKLIDTTGMSIQNVVDTIESFLVI, from the coding sequence ATGACAAAAAAAATTAGTATCGCAATTGACGGACCTGCTTCAGCTGGTAAAAGTACGGTTGCTAAACTTTTAGCAAAAAAATTAGACTATGTGTATGTTGATACAGGTGCAATGTATCGAGTGATTACGTATGCTACGTTAAAAAATAATATTGATCCAGCTGATGAACCGGCAATCGTTGCGTTATTAAATACGATTGAGATAGGATTTCAATCAAATGGAGATGCGCCACAAACTGTTTTGATGAACGGTGAAGATGTAACAGATGTGATTCGTGAAGATTTGGTAACAAACAATGTATCTCAAGTATCAGCACACGAACAAGTGAGAAAAAACTTAGTTGCGCGTCAACAAGAAATTGGACGCAATGGTGGTGTAGTGATGGATGGTCGTGACATCGGCACAGCGGTGATGCCTGATGCTGAACTGAAGATTTTCTTAGTCGCTAGTGTTGAAGAGCGTGCAGAACGTCGCTATAAAGAAAATATAGCTAAAGGGATGACAGTTGATTTCGAAACATTAAAACAAGAAATTGCCGATCGTGACCATAAAGACATGACAAGAGACGTATCGCCTTTAGTTCAAGCAGAAGATGCCAAACTTATAGACACAACTGGCATGTCAATTCAAAATGTTGTAGATACCATAGAATCCTTTCTTGTGATATAA
- a CDS encoding LysM peptidoglycan-binding domain-containing protein — MDKNDNKREPWEEPIYETDFEESRARKKNSSKGNAWFITALLALLVAIVLLIVFIFVQATRTQESTLKNDTGIAIQTSESEKKISSTKDSKTKESTTEESKDIDKDDEKTEQEKSEEEAAKAKEEKERAEAERLEAEKKKQEEEAAAAAAQEQAQQQAEAEQQAQVQPEVTPEQQNQQEQTPVQQGQVEGTYTVQAGEGIYRAAINAGISMDTLMQLNGLTPDSTLSAGQVLRTK; from the coding sequence TTGGATAAAAACGATAACAAGCGTGAACCTTGGGAAGAACCAATTTACGAAACGGACTTTGAAGAATCACGTGCTAGGAAAAAAAATAGTTCAAAGGGTAATGCATGGTTCATTACTGCTTTGTTAGCATTATTAGTAGCGATTGTTTTACTGATTGTCTTTATTTTTGTACAAGCGACTCGTACACAAGAATCAACGTTAAAAAATGATACGGGTATTGCCATTCAGACATCTGAAAGCGAAAAAAAAATATCTAGCACTAAAGACTCTAAAACAAAAGAGTCTACAACTGAAGAATCAAAAGATATAGATAAAGATGATGAAAAAACTGAGCAAGAGAAATCTGAAGAAGAAGCTGCTAAAGCAAAAGAAGAAAAAGAACGTGCCGAAGCAGAGCGTTTAGAAGCTGAAAAGAAAAAACAAGAGGAAGAAGCAGCTGCCGCTGCCGCCCAAGAACAAGCTCAACAACAAGCTGAAGCAGAACAACAAGCACAAGTTCAACCTGAAGTAACGCCTGAACAACAAAATCAACAAGAACAAACGCCTGTTCAACAAGGTCAAGTTGAAGGGACCTATACAGTACAAGCAGGTGAAGGTATCTACCGTGCGGCTATTAATGCTGGCATCTCAATGGATACACTAATGCAATTAAACGGCTTAACACCTGACTCAACATTATCAGCTGGACAAGTATTAAGAACTAAATAA